One Gemmatimonadota bacterium DNA window includes the following coding sequences:
- a CDS encoding class I SAM-dependent methyltransferase: MHKEGPEVNRYDAYDPFARIYDKHWGSFATNVYPTLDHLVLRNIPAGSAVLDLCCGTGQLAARLSRQGFLTMGLDGSEKMIQLARKNAPDVEFVVQDARNFILPYRVSAVFSTFDSLNHVMSLVELEQVFQSVLSALDCGGYFTFDLNMEEGYHSRWRGSFGYVEDNHVCVVQSSHDTNKKIGRIKVTLFQLEGSDWRRTDFSLHQRWYDESEITNSLRRAGFVELKSYDGNEPIVEGEPHQGRMFFVARKP; encoded by the coding sequence GTGCATAAGGAAGGTCCAGAAGTGAACCGCTACGACGCATATGACCCCTTTGCGCGCATCTATGATAAACATTGGGGATCTTTCGCGACGAACGTGTATCCGACCCTCGACCATCTGGTGCTGAGGAATATCCCAGCCGGCAGTGCCGTCCTGGATCTCTGCTGTGGTACCGGGCAGCTTGCCGCCAGGCTTTCCCGGCAAGGATTTCTCACTATGGGCCTCGATGGATCGGAAAAGATGATCCAGTTAGCAAGAAAAAACGCTCCGGACGTGGAATTTGTCGTCCAAGACGCCCGAAACTTCATCTTGCCCTATCGGGTTTCAGCGGTTTTTTCGACTTTTGACAGCCTGAACCACGTGATGAGTCTGGTCGAACTTGAACAAGTGTTTCAGAGTGTATTATCCGCCCTAGACTGTGGCGGTTACTTCACCTTCGACCTCAACATGGAGGAAGGTTACCATTCCAGGTGGCGTGGTTCGTTCGGATATGTGGAGGACAATCACGTATGTGTTGTTCAATCTTCGCATGATACAAACAAGAAGATTGGAAGGATCAAGGTCACATTGTTCCAACTGGAGGGTTCAGACTGGAGGCGAACCGATTTTTCTCTGCATCAACGCTGGTATGACGAAAGTGAAATCACGAACAGTCTCAGAAGGGCCGGATTCGTAGAGCTAAAGTCTTACGATGGGAACGAACCCATTGTTGAGGGCGAGCCGCACCAGGGCAGGATGTTCTTCGTCGCAAGAAAGCCATAG
- a CDS encoding glutamine--tRNA ligase/YqeY domain fusion protein, which yields MSTEKPYRDFIREIIDADMVSGKFGGKVHTRFPPEPNGYLHIGHAKSICLNFGVAEEYGGLCNLRFDDSNPETENVDYVEGIKRDIRWLGFDWKDRLYFASDYFDQLYAYALQLVDQGDAYVDSLTWEEMRDHRGTPTEPGRNSPYRDRTAGENRNLFERMQAGEFPDGAHVLRARIDMAHPNLTMRDPVLYRIRHAHHYRTGDKWRVFPMYDFTHCLSDSIEGITHSLCTLEFENNRPLYDWILDRLDVYHPQQIEFAPLALAHTVLSKRFYRPLIEEGVLSGWDDPRMPTLSGLRRRGYTPEAVRTLCDRVGVAKNHNLIDMALADFIIREDLNKRAPRVMGVLDPLKVVITNYPTDRTEQMEAVNNPEDEGMGTRQVPFTREIYIERNDFMEDPPRKFFRLAPGREVRLRYGYYITCTDVIKDDDGQVVELHCTYDPESRGGSTPDGRKVRGTIHWVSAAHALNATVRLYDRLFSDPDPRPGEVDDDRSLLNPDSLKTVTDCKVEPGLAEAEPGVNYQFERLGYFCIDAVETQPNGPVFNRTITLRDTWAKIQQK from the coding sequence ATGAGCACAGAAAAACCATACCGGGATTTCATACGCGAGATTATCGACGCGGACATGGTGAGCGGGAAGTTCGGGGGAAAAGTGCATACCCGTTTCCCCCCGGAGCCGAACGGCTATCTCCATATCGGCCACGCCAAGTCGATCTGCCTCAATTTCGGAGTGGCGGAAGAATACGGAGGCCTGTGCAACCTCCGGTTCGACGACTCGAATCCGGAAACTGAGAACGTGGACTACGTCGAGGGAATCAAGCGGGACATCCGTTGGCTGGGTTTCGACTGGAAGGACCGGCTCTACTTCGCCTCGGATTACTTCGATCAGTTGTACGCCTACGCGCTGCAACTCGTGGACCAGGGCGACGCCTACGTAGACAGCCTGACCTGGGAAGAAATGCGGGACCACCGCGGCACACCCACGGAACCGGGCCGGAACAGTCCGTATCGCGACCGGACGGCTGGCGAGAACCGCAACCTGTTCGAACGCATGCAGGCCGGGGAGTTTCCGGACGGCGCGCACGTCCTGCGGGCGCGGATCGACATGGCTCATCCGAACCTGACGATGCGAGACCCCGTGCTTTACCGGATCCGGCACGCCCATCATTACCGTACAGGGGACAAGTGGCGCGTGTTTCCCATGTACGACTTCACCCACTGCCTGTCGGACTCCATCGAAGGCATCACCCATTCGCTCTGCACCCTGGAGTTCGAGAACAACCGGCCGCTCTACGATTGGATCCTGGACCGGCTGGACGTCTACCACCCCCAGCAGATCGAATTCGCGCCGCTGGCGCTGGCCCACACCGTGCTTTCGAAGCGCTTCTACCGGCCGCTCATCGAAGAAGGCGTGCTTTCCGGCTGGGACGATCCCCGCATGCCCACGCTGTCCGGCCTGCGGCGCAGGGGATACACCCCCGAGGCCGTACGCACCCTCTGCGACCGCGTCGGCGTGGCCAAGAACCACAATCTCATCGACATGGCCCTGGCGGATTTCATCATCCGGGAGGACCTGAACAAACGGGCACCTCGGGTCATGGGCGTGCTTGACCCGCTGAAGGTCGTGATCACCAATTACCCCACCGACCGCACCGAGCAGATGGAAGCCGTGAACAACCCGGAAGACGAGGGCATGGGGACGCGGCAGGTGCCTTTTACCCGTGAAATCTATATCGAGCGAAACGACTTCATGGAAGATCCGCCGCGGAAGTTCTTCCGGCTGGCGCCGGGCCGGGAAGTCCGCCTGCGATACGGCTACTACATCACCTGCACGGACGTGATCAAGGACGATGACGGGCAAGTGGTCGAACTGCATTGCACCTACGATCCCGAATCCCGGGGCGGGTCTACGCCGGACGGCCGGAAGGTACGCGGCACCATTCACTGGGTATCGGCCGCGCACGCACTGAACGCCACCGTGCGTCTCTACGACCGGCTGTTCAGCGATCCGGATCCCCGTCCGGGTGAAGTCGACGACGACCGGTCCTTGTTGAATCCTGATTCGCTCAAGACCGTCACGGACTGCAAGGTCGAGCCCGGACTGGCGGAAGCCGAACCCGGCGTGAACTACCAGTTCGAGCGGCTGGGTTACTTCTGTATTGACGCCGTCGAAACGCAGCCCAACGGACCGGTGTTCAACCGGACGATCACCCTCCGCGACACCTGGGCAAAGATCCAGCAGAAGTAG
- a CDS encoding DUF4432 family protein: MSRLFGKEYTRRELLDLVGDMSQVAHARYGELREGSDRGADLIEVFNASGLCFSLLPGRALDVASAHYKGMSLCFRGNTGDVGPSFYEPQGYGWMRGFYGGLVLSCGMTFTGHPEVDPEEENEELGLHGRLSFLPARQVHTDGQWDGDDYVIKVRGKIREAVVFGTNLELTREISTVLGEKSLHIHDRIHNQSVDRSPLMFVYHCNPGFPILDEGTRVVIDSKKSTEWLEDREVDPETFSTVSAPADEAHDDVYVLRPRADASGLCHVGLINDRLGLGLYWSFPKAEIPLVSHWQHFHKGTYVTGIEPGNVSMLGRAWNRKNGYLQHIEPDEVRDFHLEIGVLEGAEEIAAFEAKVG; encoded by the coding sequence ATGTCACGTCTATTCGGAAAAGAGTATACACGCAGGGAACTGCTCGATCTCGTCGGCGACATGAGCCAGGTGGCCCACGCCCGGTACGGCGAACTGCGCGAAGGCAGCGACCGGGGCGCCGATCTCATCGAGGTATTCAACGCCTCGGGCCTGTGTTTCTCCCTGCTGCCGGGACGGGCACTTGACGTGGCCTCGGCCCACTACAAAGGCATGTCGCTCTGCTTCCGCGGCAATACGGGTGACGTGGGACCGTCATTCTACGAACCGCAGGGCTACGGCTGGATGCGCGGGTTCTACGGCGGGTTGGTCCTGAGCTGCGGGATGACGTTCACGGGACATCCGGAAGTCGATCCCGAAGAAGAAAACGAAGAACTCGGCCTCCACGGGCGCCTGTCCTTCCTTCCAGCCCGGCAGGTCCATACCGATGGCCAGTGGGACGGCGACGACTATGTCATCAAAGTGCGCGGAAAGATCCGGGAAGCCGTCGTCTTCGGCACCAACCTGGAACTCACCCGTGAAATCTCGACGGTCCTGGGCGAGAAATCGCTGCACATCCACGACCGGATTCACAACCAATCCGTCGATCGCTCACCCCTGATGTTCGTCTATCATTGCAACCCCGGTTTCCCCATCCTCGACGAGGGCACACGCGTCGTCATCGACAGCAAAAAATCAACCGAATGGCTCGAAGACCGGGAGGTCGACCCAGAGACGTTTTCTACGGTCTCAGCACCAGCCGACGAAGCGCACGACGACGTCTACGTCCTCCGTCCCCGGGCCGATGCCAGCGGTCTGTGCCACGTAGGACTGATCAACGACCGACTAGGTCTGGGTCTGTACTGGTCCTTCCCCAAGGCCGAAATCCCCCTCGTAAGCCACTGGCAGCACTTCCACAAGGGAACCTACGTCACCGGCATCGAACCGGGCAACGTCAGTATGCTCGGCCGGGCCTGGAACCGCAAGAACGGCTACCTGCAGCACATCGAGCCCGACGAAGTGCGCGATTTTCACCTTGAGATCGGTGTGTTGGAAGGTGCTGAGGAGATTGCGGCGTTCGAGGCGAAGGTTGGGTGA
- a CDS encoding class I SAM-dependent methyltransferase: protein MTDQDRERQYTMGRSDEETERLIEQSRLLRPITDRFLRSAGLARGMRVLDIGSGAGDVAVVAAELVGPEGEVVGVDMNPEILETARERVRQSGYRNVKFLAGDVHTLDTGGDFDALIGRLVLMYLPDPVATLKQLVTRLRPRGLVVFQEIDFTMTRSYSNEDTPLMRQLVDWIVEVFERSGANPNMGLDLHRVFIEAGLPEPTLDAGMLLGGSADWPGYSYVANSFRSVVPLLEHYGIATAEEVDIDTIPQRVREEIVAAKRPVVIPPHIGAWARTM, encoded by the coding sequence ATGACGGATCAAGACCGCGAGCGGCAATACACGATGGGACGCAGCGACGAAGAGACAGAACGCCTGATCGAGCAGTCCCGGCTCTTAAGGCCGATCACGGATCGGTTTCTGCGGTCGGCCGGCCTGGCGCGGGGCATGCGGGTCCTCGACATCGGCAGCGGCGCGGGCGACGTGGCGGTGGTCGCGGCGGAACTTGTGGGTCCGGAAGGGGAAGTCGTGGGTGTGGACATGAATCCGGAGATCCTCGAAACCGCCCGGGAACGGGTCCGGCAGTCCGGGTACCGTAACGTGAAGTTCCTTGCAGGCGACGTGCACACCCTGGACACGGGCGGCGATTTCGACGCCCTGATCGGAAGACTGGTGCTCATGTACCTGCCCGATCCCGTGGCCACACTCAAACAACTCGTAACCCGATTGCGTCCCCGCGGCCTGGTCGTCTTCCAGGAGATTGATTTCACGATGACCCGGTCGTACAGTAACGAGGATACTCCGCTCATGCGACAGTTGGTCGACTGGATCGTGGAGGTATTCGAGCGCTCCGGGGCGAACCCGAATATGGGACTGGACCTGCACCGGGTGTTCATCGAGGCCGGCCTGCCCGAGCCCACCCTGGACGCGGGCATGCTGCTGGGCGGATCCGCCGACTGGCCGGGGTATTCGTACGTCGCGAATTCATTCCGAAGCGTCGTCCCGCTGCTGGAACACTACGGGATCGCGACCGCCGAAGAGGTGGACATCGACACCATTCCCCAGCGGGTCCGGGAGGAAATCGTCGCGGCGAAGCGTCCCGTGGTTATTCCGCCGCACATCGGGGCGTGGGCGAGAACTATGTGA
- a CDS encoding sugar ABC transporter permease, with amino-acid sequence MKPRYAPYFFLAPFFALFGVFMVYPLFDSIRLSTYSVRGMQNQTFVGLENIERLIADPLFWTALWNTAYFAAGSLLLQLPVALALALLLSNARLKGRNLFRLSFFSPVLISGVFIAVIFYLLYDRRYGLVNRLLGSEIPWLQDPDLVMPALVLAGVWRWAGFNMVYFLAGLQSIRQELYEAAAVDGAGPWQSFVHVTIPALKPVIAFVVITSMIGSFQLFDLPYVLTEGGPGNASMTMVMYLYKHGFEFINLGYAATIGWALAVIIGIISIIQVRFFGVFREN; translated from the coding sequence ATGAAGCCCCGGTACGCCCCCTACTTCTTCCTCGCGCCATTCTTCGCGCTCTTCGGCGTCTTCATGGTCTACCCCCTGTTCGATTCGATCCGTCTTAGCACGTACAGTGTCCGGGGCATGCAGAACCAGACCTTCGTAGGCCTGGAGAACATCGAGCGGTTGATCGCCGACCCGCTCTTCTGGACCGCCCTCTGGAACACGGCCTATTTCGCCGCGGGCAGCTTGCTCCTGCAACTGCCCGTGGCCCTGGCCCTCGCCCTGCTCCTCAGCAACGCCCGCCTGAAGGGCCGGAACCTGTTCCGTCTTTCCTTCTTCTCACCGGTGCTGATCTCCGGCGTGTTCATCGCCGTTATCTTCTACCTCTTGTACGACCGGCGCTATGGCCTGGTGAACAGATTGCTCGGTTCCGAAATCCCGTGGCTCCAGGATCCCGACCTGGTCATGCCCGCCCTCGTGCTGGCCGGCGTCTGGCGGTGGGCGGGATTCAACATGGTCTATTTCCTCGCCGGGCTTCAGAGCATCCGCCAGGAACTTTACGAGGCGGCGGCGGTAGACGGTGCGGGCCCGTGGCAGAGCTTCGTGCACGTGACGATCCCCGCCCTCAAGCCCGTGATCGCTTTCGTGGTAATCACGTCCATGATCGGGTCGTTCCAGCTCTTCGACCTGCCCTACGTGCTCACGGAGGGCGGTCCCGGCAACGCGAGCATGACCATGGTGATGTACCTGTACAAGCACGGATTCGAATTCATCAACCTCGGCTACGCGGCGACCATCGGCTGGGCCCTGGCCGTGATCATAGGGATTATCTCCATCATCCAGGTCCGGTTCTTCGGCGTATTCAGGGAAAACTGA
- a CDS encoding carbohydrate ABC transporter permease: MRNPVRTIITYVLLILLTVLVLTPLFWVVSASFKPSGEIFSYPPTFLPQDPTLENFTRLFQEMPIIQYVVNSTFLATSHTLLLLAIATMGGFAFAKYSFRGRGVLFAIVLASMMIPFHLVLVPLFTLLYKFGWLDTYQGVILPYLASSGFGVFLMRQFILGVPSDLLDAARIDGTSEFGIYWRVIIPAVKPAMGALSIFGFLGAWNEFLWPMIVLRDAAKYTLPLGLASLVGVYRQEYGMLMAGTLLSILPIMALFLAMQREFVQGITLGAVKE, from the coding sequence ATGAGAAACCCTGTTCGCACCATAATCACCTATGTGCTCTTGATCCTGCTGACCGTCCTGGTCCTGACGCCGCTGTTCTGGGTGGTTTCCGCTTCCTTCAAGCCGTCAGGCGAGATTTTCTCCTACCCGCCCACTTTTCTGCCCCAGGACCCCACTCTCGAGAACTTCACCCGGCTGTTTCAGGAAATGCCGATTATCCAGTACGTCGTCAACAGCACCTTCCTGGCCACCTCGCACACGTTGCTGCTCCTCGCCATCGCCACCATGGGCGGGTTCGCCTTCGCCAAGTACTCGTTCCGGGGACGCGGCGTCCTCTTCGCCATCGTCCTCGCCTCCATGATGATCCCCTTTCACCTGGTGCTGGTGCCCCTGTTCACCCTGTTATACAAATTCGGGTGGCTCGACACCTACCAGGGCGTGATCCTGCCGTACCTGGCATCCAGCGGATTCGGCGTGTTCCTCATGCGGCAGTTCATTCTCGGCGTGCCCTCGGACCTGCTCGATGCGGCGCGGATCGACGGCACCTCAGAATTCGGTATATACTGGCGCGTCATCATCCCGGCCGTGAAGCCGGCCATGGGCGCCCTGAGCATCTTCGGGTTCCTGGGAGCCTGGAACGAGTTTCTCTGGCCCATGATCGTGCTGCGGGACGCCGCCAAGTACACCCTGCCCCTCGGCCTGGCCAGCCTGGTGGGCGTCTACCGGCAGGAGTACGGCATGCTCATGGCCGGTACGCTGCTGTCCATCCTGCCCATCATGGCCCTGTTCCTCGCGATGCAGCGGGAGTTCGTGCAGGGAATCACGCTGGGGGCGGTGAAGGAGTAG